The following proteins are encoded in a genomic region of Drosophila willistoni isolate 14030-0811.24 chromosome 3R, UCI_dwil_1.1, whole genome shotgun sequence:
- the LOC6651735 gene encoding growth hormone secretagogue receptor type 1, with protein MLPQIPSYIRTTAMCFCIAIMLLGVVGNVMVPIVIVKTKDMRNSTNIFLTNLSIADLLVLLVCTPTVLVEVNTRPETWVLGHEMCKAVPFVELTVAHASVLTILAISFERYYAICEPLKAGYVCTKGRAILICVLAWGIAALFTSPILWVAEYKMAEYIDGSLVAVCLTQAITDWTIAFFLMTISVFFILPFLTLLILYSIIAKNLISNQGSMLRARPTKPELSLKARKQVVLMLGAVVLSFFVCLLPFRVLTLWIILSTDQTLHDIGLTRYYSLLYFCRIMLYLNSAMNPILYNLMSTKFRKGFARLCHDAGRMLLRLLTLGRTHGLGDGSSRGRSGTISTGMGTNTTTNTNSSNATAATNSSILSRSSNRRCSEDISRTRLKIELQMPCGSDLEVMAMLHNSAMPQTAMDRRRRESDSQLLALRLEPKSAKSRRHKQQISFDEETMAKGRTNLNESAR; from the exons ATGCTGCCACAGATTCCGTCGTATATACGCACAACCGCCATGTGCTTCTGCATAGCCATCATGCTGCTAGGAGTTGTGGGCAATGTGATG GTGCCCATTGTGATTGTTAAAACAAAGGATATGCGCAACTCCACAAACATATTTCTAACCAATCTTAGTATTGCCGACTTGTTGGTCCTTCTAGTCTGTACTCCCACGGTCCTTGTGGAGGTTAACACACGCCCCGAAACTTGGGTTTTGGGCCATGAGATGT GCAAAGCTGTGCCCTTTGTAGAGCTAACTGTAGCCCATGCCAGTGTCTTGACCATCTTGGCTATCTCATTCGAGCGCTATTACGCAATCTGCGAGCCATTAAAGGCCGGCTATGTCTGTACCAAGGGGCGGGCCATACTCATCTGTGTCCTAGCCTGGGGCATAGCTGCGCTTTTCACGAG TCCCATACTGTGGGTAGCCGAATACAAGATGGCCGAATATATTGATGGATCATTGGTGGCCGTTTGCCTCACCCAGGCCATTACGGATTGGACGATTGCGTTCTTTCTGATGACTATATCGGTGTTCTTTATATTACCGTTTCTAACCCTCCTCATACTGTACAGCATCATTGCCAAGAACCTCATCTCGAATCAGGGATCCATGCTGCGTGCCCGTCCCACCAAACCGGAACTGAGCCTGAAAGCTCGCAAGCAAGTAGTCCTTATGCTTGGCGCCGTTGTTCTCTCATTTTTTGTCTGCTTGCTGCCATTTCGTGTACTTACGCTCTGGATCATATTGAGCACGGACCAAACACTGCACGACATTGGCCTGACGCGTTACTATAGTCTGCTTTACTTTTGTCGCATCATGCTATACCTCAATTCAGCCATGAACCCCATACTATATAATCTGATGTCAACGAAATTTCGCAAGGGTTTCGCCCGTCTCTGTCACGACGCTGGCCGAATGCTGCTCAGATTACTCACGCTGGGACGCACCCATGGACTGGGCGATGGCAGCTCCCGGGGCCGCAGTGGCACCATTTCTACGGGGATGGGCACCAATACCACTACGAATACAAATTCATCGAATGCCACCGCTGCTACCAATTCCAGTATTCTGTCGCGCAGCTCAAATCGTCGCTGCAGCGAGGACATTAGCCGCACACGATTAAAGATTGAACTGCAGATGCCATGCGGAAGCGATCTGGAGGTCATGGCCATGCTCCACAATTCGGCGATGCCGCAAACGGCAATGGATAGACGTCGTCGTGAGAGTGATAGCCAGCTGCTGGCACTGAGATTGGAGCCGAAGAGTGCCAAGTCGCGTCGACATAAGCAGCAAATCAGTTTCGATGAGGAAACTATGGCTAAAGGCAGGACCAATCTCAACGAGAGTGCGAGATGA